The following are encoded together in the Parabacteroides chongii genome:
- a CDS encoding helix-turn-helix domain-containing protein: MKEEYLSKEKQQQIMQCDTFDELLNVKYGPVGTPERDQFEEESDAFILAERLKEERLKAGLTQQQLAERIGTKKSYISRIENGKCDVRLPTLYKIFRGLGKRVSVTIL, encoded by the coding sequence ATGAAAGAAGAATATTTGAGCAAAGAGAAACAGCAACAAATAATGCAGTGTGATACTTTTGATGAATTATTGAACGTAAAATACGGTCCTGTCGGTACTCCCGAGCGTGATCAGTTTGAGGAAGAATCCGACGCTTTTATTTTGGCCGAACGTCTGAAAGAAGAACGCTTGAAAGCAGGTCTTACCCAACAGCAACTGGCAGAGAGGATCGGAACGAAGAAAAGTTATATCTCACGGATTGAAAATGGGAAATGTGATGTGCGGTTACCGACATTATACAAAATATTCCGAGGTTTGGGAAAGCGTGTTAGTGTAACTATTCTTTAA
- a CDS encoding Na+/H+ antiporter NhaC family protein: MRYDSPSNSPLNHAPNAWALIPLLVFLFTYLVVSILAGDFYKMPITVAFVISSVVAIAMSKGGKLSNRIEQFCRGAANSNIMLMVLIFILAGAFAQTAKAMGAVDATVNLAMSILPGNLLAAGIFLAACFISISVGTSVGTIVALAPVAVGIAAKTGMPDALMLGVVVSGAMFGDNLSFISDTTIVATRTQGCNMNDKFKVNIRIALPIAILTGIIYVIVGSGIDSSYTAGTIEWVKVVPYLVVLVAAICGVNVMLVLFIGILLSGVVGLLTGSFDIWGWTASMGLGITNMGELIIVTLLAGGMLEMIRYNGGIDWIILKLTSHIRSSKGAELSIAALVSFANLCTANNTIALIMAGPIAKDIADRFKVDPRRSASILDIFSCFIQGIIPYGAQLLMASGLGNVSPIEVMQYLYYPYLLGFGALLAILLGYPRKYSNLKK, from the coding sequence TTGCGTTACGATTCTCCTTCTAACTCCCCTTTGAATCATGCACCGAATGCATGGGCTTTGATACCCTTGCTGGTATTCCTGTTCACTTATCTGGTTGTTTCCATACTGGCAGGAGATTTCTACAAAATGCCGATTACAGTTGCCTTCGTCATCTCTTCGGTAGTGGCGATTGCCATGTCCAAAGGGGGAAAACTATCCAATCGCATCGAACAATTCTGTCGCGGAGCGGCCAACAGCAACATTATGCTCATGGTCCTTATCTTCATATTGGCCGGAGCCTTTGCCCAGACAGCCAAGGCAATGGGAGCCGTAGATGCAACAGTGAACCTGGCAATGTCCATACTGCCCGGAAACCTGCTGGCTGCCGGTATCTTCCTGGCCGCTTGTTTTATATCCATCTCTGTCGGAACCTCTGTGGGAACAATCGTAGCCCTGGCACCGGTAGCCGTCGGGATTGCCGCAAAGACAGGGATGCCTGATGCTTTGATGTTGGGAGTTGTCGTGAGCGGTGCCATGTTCGGCGATAATTTGTCTTTCATCTCCGACACGACTATTGTGGCTACCCGTACACAGGGATGCAACATGAACGATAAATTCAAAGTGAATATCCGTATCGCCCTCCCCATCGCGATCCTGACAGGTATTATATATGTAATAGTAGGAAGCGGCATAGACAGTAGTTATACTGCAGGAACAATCGAATGGGTAAAAGTGGTCCCTTATCTGGTCGTTCTAGTTGCAGCCATTTGTGGAGTAAATGTTATGCTGGTATTATTCATCGGTATACTGCTATCGGGTGTTGTCGGACTGCTGACCGGCAGCTTCGATATATGGGGCTGGACGGCATCGATGGGTCTCGGTATAACCAATATGGGAGAACTGATCATTGTGACCCTATTGGCTGGTGGCATGCTGGAAATGATTCGTTACAATGGCGGCATCGACTGGATCATCCTCAAACTGACTTCACATATCCGCTCTTCGAAAGGTGCAGAATTAAGCATTGCCGCATTGGTCAGCTTTGCCAATCTGTGTACGGCAAACAATACGATCGCCCTGATCATGGCCGGACCGATAGCTAAAGACATAGCAGACCGTTTCAAAGTCGATCCGCGTCGTAGCGCAAGTATCCTGGATATCTTCTCTTGCTTCATACAGGGAATTATCCCCTACGGAGCACAATTACTGATGGCTTCCGGACTGGGCAACGTCTCCCCCATCGAGGTTATGCAATACTTGTATTATCCGTACTTATTAGGATTCGGAGCACTATTGGCGATACTCTTAGGATATCCAAGAAAATACAGTAACCTGAAAAAATAA
- a CDS encoding type II toxin-antitoxin system RelE/ParE family toxin, with protein MKKRREILLYRHYFNEFYNALSVDVEKKVDYVMKVILTEDMIPAKYFKHIVEVKGLYEIRIESESNIYRIFCCLDEGQVVVLFNGFQKKTQKIPHRQIKKAQKIMNEYFKEKKGK; from the coding sequence ATGAAAAAGAGACGAGAGATTCTTTTGTATAGGCATTATTTCAACGAGTTTTATAATGCGTTATCAGTAGATGTGGAGAAAAAAGTCGATTATGTGATGAAAGTAATTTTGACTGAGGATATGATTCCTGCAAAATACTTTAAGCATATAGTAGAAGTGAAAGGTCTATATGAAATTCGTATAGAAAGTGAAAGTAATATTTATCGGATTTTCTGTTGCCTAGATGAGGGGCAGGTTGTGGTGTTGTTTAATGGTTTTCAGAAGAAAACTCAGAAAATACCGCATCGACAAATAAAGAAAGCCCAGAAAATTATGAATGAGTATTTTAAGGAGAAGAAAGGAAAATAA
- a CDS encoding beta-mannosidase, translating into MRYKTVLSAVALAALATTTPVLADGVAKQNIDKGWTFKQVRGNNWYPATVPGVVQTDLMDNKIIEDPFFRLNERNIQWIDKEDWEYKTTLNVSPDIFNKDNIELDFKGLDTYADVYLNDSCILKADNMFREWTVNVKNLLKKDDNELRVYFHSPIKVDLPKFEALKFPVEAGNDQSENGGIFDKKVSIFARKAGYHYGWDWGPRIVTSGIWRPVYLVGWNDARIDNIFYDQTNVTAKRADIKTRVQVIADKDGEVTLNIKADGIKNNWTKKAQVKKGTNVIETELTVNNPKLWWSNGLGEAHLYPFTATISMDDKIADSHTTNIGIRSIRVINKPDKDGHTFYFELNGVPVFMKGANYIPQDNFLPRVTAEQYKTTVMDAVNANMNMLRVWGGGIYEEDLFYDLCDRHGILVWQDFMFACSVYPLTPELEENIRQEAIDNVIRLRNHPSLAIWCGNNEIHTAWFNWGWMKKFDQYGVTEQLRNDTKKLFNGILADVVKEYDPTIFYWPSSPYGGDPDAKCESGKPNWNPNGDAHYWGVWQGIDSVAHFNKVKARFFSEYGFQSFPEYQSVLKYAPEERDHDIYSDVMMAHQRGGQIANSRIENITLEEYRKPKDFPSTLYMSILLQGDAMKTAMEAHRRMMPYNMGSLFWQHNDCWPVASWSSRDYYGRWKAQHYFTKKAFRDILVSPIAEDGTLNVWVISDRLKAVKGKLDIRVMDLKGTVLFSKNSNVTLPANTSKIQFSAPVESLLAGKNLNEVVVNARFIENGKESEVISNNYFFTRYKDIDFPKADIQMTSVPAADGFDVTVQSDVFARAVFLSIDGIDNFFSDNYFDLLPNEPVTIHVTTKLDKASFDKQLKSQSIVDAYN; encoded by the coding sequence ACCTGATGGATAACAAGATCATTGAAGATCCGTTTTTTCGTCTGAACGAACGGAACATCCAATGGATAGATAAAGAAGACTGGGAATACAAAACAACATTGAATGTATCCCCGGATATCTTCAATAAGGACAACATCGAGCTGGATTTCAAAGGTCTGGACACGTATGCCGATGTCTACCTGAACGACTCGTGTATTCTCAAAGCCGACAATATGTTCCGCGAATGGACGGTAAACGTAAAGAATCTGCTGAAAAAGGATGATAACGAACTTCGTGTCTATTTCCATTCGCCCATCAAAGTAGACCTGCCTAAGTTCGAAGCCTTAAAGTTTCCCGTCGAAGCAGGCAACGACCAATCGGAGAACGGGGGTATCTTCGACAAAAAGGTAAGTATCTTTGCCCGGAAAGCCGGTTATCATTATGGTTGGGACTGGGGTCCACGTATCGTCACCAGCGGTATCTGGCGCCCTGTTTATCTGGTCGGATGGAACGATGCGCGCATCGACAATATTTTCTATGACCAGACCAACGTAACCGCCAAACGTGCCGATATTAAAACCCGCGTACAGGTCATTGCGGACAAAGACGGAGAAGTAACGCTTAACATCAAAGCAGACGGTATCAAAAACAACTGGACGAAAAAGGCACAGGTGAAAAAAGGTACCAACGTGATCGAGACGGAGCTGACCGTCAACAATCCGAAACTCTGGTGGTCGAACGGTCTGGGTGAAGCGCATTTGTATCCGTTCACCGCCACGATCAGCATGGACGACAAGATTGCCGACAGCCACACAACAAACATCGGTATCCGCAGTATCCGCGTCATCAATAAGCCGGACAAAGACGGTCATACGTTTTACTTCGAACTGAATGGTGTGCCGGTATTCATGAAAGGTGCCAACTATATCCCGCAGGATAACTTCCTGCCGCGTGTTACTGCCGAACAGTATAAAACGACTGTCATGGATGCGGTCAATGCCAATATGAACATGCTCCGTGTATGGGGAGGCGGTATCTATGAAGAAGACCTCTTCTACGATCTTTGCGACAGGCACGGTATTCTGGTTTGGCAGGATTTCATGTTTGCCTGCAGTGTTTATCCGCTGACACCGGAGCTGGAAGAGAATATCCGCCAGGAAGCGATCGATAACGTGATCCGCCTGCGCAACCATCCAAGTCTGGCTATCTGGTGCGGAAATAACGAAATCCACACAGCCTGGTTCAACTGGGGTTGGATGAAAAAGTTCGATCAATATGGCGTAACGGAGCAGTTGCGTAACGATACCAAAAAGTTATTCAACGGTATTCTGGCAGATGTCGTAAAAGAATATGACCCAACTATTTTCTATTGGCCGTCCTCTCCCTACGGAGGTGATCCGGATGCTAAATGCGAAAGTGGCAAACCAAACTGGAACCCGAACGGTGACGCTCATTACTGGGGTGTATGGCAAGGTATCGATTCTGTTGCCCACTTCAACAAGGTGAAAGCCCGTTTCTTCTCTGAATATGGCTTCCAGTCCTTCCCGGAATATCAATCCGTACTGAAATATGCTCCGGAAGAACGTGATCATGATATTTATTCAGATGTCATGATGGCGCACCAGCGTGGCGGACAGATAGCGAACTCACGTATCGAAAATATCACTTTGGAAGAGTATCGTAAACCGAAAGACTTCCCCAGCACGCTTTATATGAGTATCCTGCTCCAGGGAGATGCCATGAAAACAGCCATGGAAGCTCACCGTCGCATGATGCCTTATAATATGGGTTCTCTGTTCTGGCAGCATAACGACTGCTGGCCCGTCGCTTCCTGGTCGAGCCGTGATTATTACGGACGTTGGAAAGCACAGCATTATTTTACGAAGAAAGCCTTCCGCGACATTCTCGTTTCACCGATAGCAGAAGATGGGACATTGAATGTATGGGTTATATCCGACCGTTTGAAAGCCGTGAAAGGGAAATTGGATATACGCGTTATGGACCTGAAGGGCACTGTTTTATTTTCAAAGAACAGCAATGTCACATTGCCTGCCAATACGAGCAAGATTCAATTCTCTGCTCCGGTGGAAAGTTTGCTGGCTGGTAAGAACCTGAATGAGGTTGTGGTTAATGCTCGCTTCATCGAAAATGGCAAAGAAAGCGAGGTGATTTCCAACAATTACTTCTTTACCCGCTACAAAGACATCGACTTCCCGAAAGCGGATATACAGATGACTTCCGTTCCTGCCGCCGACGGTTTCGACGTAACAGTTCAAAGTGACGTTTTTGCCCGTGCCGTATTCCTGAGTATAGACGGTATCGACAATTTCTTCTCTGACAACTATTTCGACTTATTACCTAATGAACCGGTAACAATCCACGTCACAACCAAACTGGATAAAGCTTCATTCGATAAACAGTTGAAGAGCCAAAGTATAGTAGATGCTTATAATTAA
- a CDS encoding DUF5686 and carboxypeptidase-like regulatory domain-containing protein yields MVKRIRLILLLVLLQTVTGISILCAQSITSASGIVKDSITGEPLGFVSVYFEGSTIGAMTDDNGAFTLQNDKGYNKLAIASLGYDTKTLDLKTGQKNDGLMIALRPTAFEISEVVVKPKKEKYTRKDNPAVELIKKVIEHKNDNRIESKDEYQTEVYEKLSLSLDDFNPNFEKNKFMKKFKFIKNYLDTSEFNGKPILTLSVRETIADRYYRKQPKTEKTIVKGKRMQGVDQTLDDGGGITSNLEEIFQGINIFDNNINILLNRFVSPLSSTLATSYYKYYIMDTLDIGGDRCVDLAFVPVNSQSYGFTGRLYITLDGNYALKKFLLNTPVNINLNWVDKLRIEQEFERMPDSTWVVKNENTYVNFYLVKGAQQLYAHQLRNYDKYNFNIEQAKADSVFNLLGSLHTLPIAIEQTDTFWINNRHVPLKEKENALDDLLAQLRKVPAFNVIIKTAEILISGYIPTAGDKKSTKFDFGPMNTTISGNSLEGVRLRVGGMTTANLSPYWFASGYLAYGTNDRKLKYNVKLTHSFNKKLYHEGESPVNNLSFIQEYDVYTPGQDFLFTSKDNIFVAWKVGEPVTKMQYIRKSMLQYEKEWLNGLTWRSWVYNQNNQAAGTLKYIQQEADGTLIHKKDITTSEIGTQFRFAPGERSYDGRSGKESVFNLSKDAPIFKLSHQLGIKGVLGGEYNYNHTEISAEKRIWLSSFGHIDTQLKAGKVWNKVPFPLLILPNTNQSITIQPEAFHMMNALEFVTDQYVSFNATYYMKGWILNRIPGVKWLRLREVISFNGIYGGLTDKNNPTMTPGLFVLPDGTRPLGKTPYMEASVGLENIFKILRIDYYRRLTYLDEPNIKKGGVRIALRFSF; encoded by the coding sequence ATGGTAAAAAGAATTCGATTAATATTACTGTTGGTTCTGTTACAAACAGTGACCGGTATTTCCATTTTATGTGCACAGAGCATCACCTCTGCCTCCGGTATTGTAAAGGATTCAATCACCGGAGAACCTCTGGGGTTTGTTTCCGTCTATTTCGAGGGTTCCACCATAGGTGCAATGACCGATGACAACGGAGCTTTCACTTTACAGAACGACAAAGGATACAACAAGTTAGCTATTGCATCATTGGGATACGATACAAAAACATTAGATCTCAAAACAGGACAGAAGAACGACGGTCTGATGATTGCTCTCCGTCCCACCGCATTTGAAATATCCGAAGTCGTAGTAAAACCCAAAAAAGAAAAATACACCCGTAAAGACAATCCGGCAGTCGAACTGATCAAGAAAGTAATCGAACATAAGAACGATAACCGTATCGAGTCGAAAGACGAATACCAAACGGAAGTTTACGAAAAGCTATCCCTCTCTTTGGACGATTTCAACCCGAACTTTGAGAAAAACAAGTTCATGAAGAAATTCAAATTCATCAAGAACTATTTGGATACGTCTGAATTTAACGGCAAGCCTATCCTAACCCTTTCCGTTCGTGAAACAATTGCAGACAGGTATTACCGGAAACAGCCGAAGACCGAAAAAACGATTGTCAAAGGTAAACGCATGCAGGGTGTCGACCAGACATTAGACGATGGCGGCGGCATCACTTCCAACCTGGAAGAGATATTTCAAGGAATCAATATTTTCGATAATAATATCAATATCCTGCTAAACCGTTTTGTCAGCCCGTTATCCTCTACCCTTGCTACCAGCTATTACAAATACTACATTATGGATACGCTGGATATCGGAGGCGATCGATGCGTCGATCTGGCTTTCGTTCCGGTCAACAGCCAAAGCTATGGTTTCACCGGAAGATTATACATAACACTGGACGGCAATTATGCACTGAAGAAATTTCTGCTTAACACGCCGGTCAATATCAACCTCAACTGGGTCGACAAACTCCGTATCGAACAGGAATTCGAACGGATGCCGGACAGCACCTGGGTAGTAAAGAATGAGAACACCTATGTCAACTTCTACCTGGTAAAAGGAGCACAGCAACTCTATGCGCACCAGCTCCGCAATTACGATAAATACAATTTCAATATAGAACAAGCAAAGGCTGATTCGGTTTTTAATCTGTTAGGCTCGCTTCATACATTACCTATAGCGATCGAACAAACAGATACATTCTGGATCAATAACCGCCATGTACCGCTGAAAGAAAAAGAAAATGCCCTGGACGATCTGTTGGCACAACTCCGGAAAGTTCCGGCATTCAACGTAATCATCAAAACAGCGGAAATCCTTATATCCGGTTATATCCCGACAGCCGGAGACAAGAAATCAACCAAATTCGACTTCGGTCCGATGAATACCACCATCAGCGGTAACAGTCTGGAAGGTGTCCGCCTGCGTGTCGGCGGTATGACAACGGCAAATCTGAGTCCTTACTGGTTTGCCAGCGGCTATCTTGCTTATGGGACGAACGACCGTAAATTAAAATATAACGTAAAGCTGACCCACAGTTTTAACAAGAAACTCTACCATGAAGGAGAAAGTCCGGTCAACAACCTCTCTTTCATCCAGGAATATGACGTATATACTCCCGGACAGGATTTCCTATTCACCAGTAAGGATAATATCTTCGTTGCCTGGAAAGTCGGTGAACCTGTGACAAAAATGCAGTACATCCGCAAATCCATGCTCCAATACGAAAAGGAATGGCTGAATGGCCTCACCTGGAGATCATGGGTGTACAACCAGAACAACCAGGCAGCCGGAACACTTAAATATATCCAGCAGGAAGCAGACGGCACATTGATCCACAAAAAAGACATCACCACGTCTGAAATCGGTACACAATTCCGCTTTGCCCCGGGTGAACGTTCCTACGACGGACGTTCGGGAAAAGAATCGGTATTCAACCTGTCGAAAGACGCCCCCATCTTTAAACTGTCGCACCAGTTGGGTATTAAAGGCGTTTTGGGAGGAGAATATAACTATAATCATACGGAGATCAGTGCCGAAAAGCGTATTTGGTTATCCTCATTCGGTCACATCGATACACAGTTGAAAGCTGGAAAAGTATGGAACAAAGTTCCTTTCCCGTTACTGATACTGCCAAATACGAACCAGTCTATCACGATCCAGCCGGAAGCATTCCACATGATGAACGCACTGGAGTTCGTGACCGACCAGTATGTATCATTCAATGCAACCTATTATATGAAAGGCTGGATACTGAACCGTATCCCGGGTGTCAAATGGCTACGTCTACGTGAAGTAATCTCTTTCAACGGTATTTATGGCGGACTGACAGACAAGAATAACCCGACAATGACTCCCGGATTGTTTGTCCTGCCTGACGGCACACGTCCTTTAGGCAAAACTCCATATATGGAAGCCAGTGTCGGTCTGGAAAATATTTTCAAGATTCTTCGTATAGACTATTATCGCCGGTTAACTTACCTGGACGAACCTAATATTAAGAAAGGAGGGGTGCGTATTGCGTTACGATTCTCCTTCTAA